Proteins encoded in a region of the Pseudothermotoga elfii DSM 9442 = NBRC 107921 genome:
- a CDS encoding ribokinase, producing the protein MNRVSVLGSFVVDLAVFSSHIPNPGETVFSESFKMGPGGKGFNQAVAAKRSGADVLFITKIGQDLFSILAEQAFEKYDLCKKYLLKSKTYGTGVALIIVNETNGNNAISVVPNACVDITLEDVEKNSEIFEKCDVFVAQFESNLQATYRAIELAKRSGAVTVLNPAPVREFDYEILKYVDILIPNEIEACLLAESFSNCNKVSKIAAKLEKFVDTVIITLGEKGVFCSKISHEIIPAIRVNTVDTTGAGDAFVGIFASYLSRNYSLRECVNFAITGAALSTTRYGTSPSMPSQKEIELMYRSVFSNEEGQDL; encoded by the coding sequence GTGAATCGCGTGAGTGTTTTGGGAAGTTTTGTTGTAGATCTGGCAGTTTTTTCGTCTCATATTCCAAATCCTGGAGAAACTGTTTTTTCAGAATCTTTTAAAATGGGACCAGGTGGGAAAGGTTTTAATCAAGCTGTTGCTGCAAAACGATCTGGAGCAGATGTTCTGTTCATTACCAAAATAGGCCAGGATTTGTTTTCCATTTTAGCTGAGCAGGCTTTTGAAAAATACGATCTTTGTAAGAAATATTTATTAAAATCAAAAACTTATGGAACAGGTGTTGCACTGATAATTGTAAATGAAACCAACGGAAACAATGCAATATCAGTTGTACCGAATGCCTGTGTTGATATAACGTTGGAAGATGTGGAAAAAAATTCTGAAATATTTGAAAAATGTGATGTTTTCGTAGCTCAATTTGAATCTAATTTGCAGGCAACTTACAGAGCTATTGAACTTGCTAAAAGATCTGGAGCTGTTACTGTGCTTAATCCGGCGCCTGTTCGAGAATTTGACTATGAGATACTGAAATATGTGGATATATTAATTCCGAATGAAATAGAAGCGTGTTTGCTTGCTGAAAGTTTCTCAAATTGTAATAAAGTATCGAAAATTGCTGCAAAGCTCGAAAAATTTGTTGATACTGTTATTATAACTCTTGGCGAAAAAGGCGTATTCTGTTCAAAAATCTCTCATGAGATTATTCCAGCCATTAGAGTTAATACTGTTGACACTACAGGGGCAGGAGATGCTTTTGTAGGTATTTTTGCATCGTATCTTTCGAGAAACTATTCTCTGAGAGAATGTGTGAATTTCGCCATTACTGGCGCTGCTCTATCTACAACAAGATATGGAACATCTCCTTCCATGCCCTCGCAAAAAGAGATTGAACTGATGTACAGATCAGTTTTCTCTAATGAGGAGGGACAAGACCTATGA
- the xylB gene encoding xylulokinase — MSYIISYDLGTTGNKATLFKNDGKLLASVFHPYETNYFNINWVEQDPNDWYESVKISTQKLFKLSKINSDDVKVISFSGQMMGIVPIDRNGNPLRPAIIWADQRSITQADRLKKLGDEKVYSITGSRITPTYAGPKISWIKDNEPDVYSNAFKFLFAKDFIIYKLTGIAGTDFSDASLSLIFDIRKKQWSAELAEILNIDIGKLPEVSASTSIVGTVIPSVASELGLSEKTLVVRGAGDGSAATIGAGVFDSCEAYVYLGSSSWISTCTSEPFFDSKARTFNFCYPIPDFYCPTGTMQSGGGSYQWAKNALCQFEEKLAKELNLNVYSIMDDLVDSTNPGAKGLIFLPYLVGERSPHWNVNAKGAFIGLSVTHNKNDMLRAVLEGVSFNLKMILDVFEKSGGYNFKKIRLIGGGAKGRNWRQIIADVFQKPIAVAKFPEEATSIGAAIIGGIGTKIITINDAKNFVKDLCLVEPRSMYFKRYEKMYEVFQKSYYSLLESFDLLAKID; from the coding sequence ATGAGTTACATAATTTCATATGATTTGGGGACTACAGGAAACAAAGCAACTCTTTTCAAAAACGATGGTAAGCTTTTAGCAAGTGTTTTTCATCCGTATGAAACGAATTATTTCAATATTAACTGGGTAGAGCAAGATCCAAATGATTGGTATGAATCTGTTAAGATTTCAACTCAAAAATTGTTCAAACTTTCAAAAATAAATTCAGATGACGTGAAAGTTATTAGTTTTAGCGGGCAGATGATGGGAATTGTCCCAATTGACAGAAATGGAAATCCGTTGAGACCTGCAATAATCTGGGCAGACCAGAGGAGCATTACACAGGCCGACCGTCTGAAAAAGCTGGGAGACGAGAAGGTTTATTCGATAACCGGGTCAAGGATAACTCCAACTTATGCGGGCCCAAAGATTTCATGGATAAAAGATAACGAACCTGATGTTTACAGTAACGCCTTTAAGTTTTTGTTTGCCAAAGATTTCATCATTTACAAACTGACAGGTATTGCTGGCACTGATTTTTCAGATGCATCCCTATCATTAATTTTTGATATAAGGAAGAAACAGTGGTCAGCTGAACTTGCAGAAATTTTGAATATTGACATAGGAAAACTCCCCGAAGTCTCAGCCTCTACATCTATTGTTGGAACAGTAATACCATCTGTCGCGTCAGAACTCGGATTGTCTGAAAAAACACTGGTTGTAAGAGGGGCTGGTGATGGTTCTGCAGCAACAATTGGGGCTGGTGTTTTCGATTCATGCGAAGCATATGTCTATCTGGGATCATCAAGCTGGATAAGTACCTGTACATCAGAACCGTTTTTTGATTCTAAAGCGAGAACTTTTAATTTCTGTTACCCTATTCCGGATTTTTATTGCCCAACAGGAACAATGCAGTCAGGAGGGGGATCATATCAGTGGGCGAAAAACGCACTGTGTCAATTTGAGGAAAAGCTGGCGAAGGAATTAAATCTGAATGTATACAGCATAATGGATGATTTAGTTGATTCTACAAATCCCGGTGCAAAAGGACTGATTTTTTTGCCATATCTTGTGGGAGAAAGAAGTCCACACTGGAATGTCAATGCAAAAGGTGCCTTTATTGGTCTTTCAGTAACGCACAATAAAAATGATATGTTGAGAGCAGTTCTCGAGGGAGTTAGTTTTAATTTAAAAATGATACTCGATGTATTTGAAAAATCTGGTGGATATAACTTCAAAAAGATTCGTTTAATAGGAGGCGGTGCTAAGGGTAGAAACTGGAGGCAAATAATAGCTGATGTTTTTCAAAAGCCCATTGCTGTGGCAAAGTTTCCAGAAGAAGCAACTTCCATCGGGGCAGCTATTATCGGAGGAATTGGTACAAAGATTATTACGATAAATGATGCCAAGAATTTTGTAAAAGACCTTTGCTTAGTTGAACCGAGATCCATGTACTTCAAAAGATATGAGAAGATGTATGAAGTTTTCCAAAAATCGTACTACTCGTTATTAGAAAGTTTCGACCTACTTGCAAAAATAGATTGA
- the rbsD gene encoding D-ribose pyranase codes for MKKNGILNRELSYLIASMGHGDILSIVDSGFPISEDVFCVDLSLIAGKPKIVEIIIPLLEELEIEKVLIAEEIKMISPKYHQKLLSIFPKNVQIEYIPHEKFKDRVRESKGVVRTGEQTSYSSVILVGGVTYHGEKEEGL; via the coding sequence GTGAAGAAAAATGGAATCTTAAACCGGGAATTATCCTATCTTATAGCTTCAATGGGGCACGGTGATATTTTATCTATTGTTGATTCGGGTTTTCCCATTAGTGAAGATGTGTTTTGCGTCGATCTCAGTTTAATAGCTGGAAAACCGAAGATTGTAGAAATAATCATACCACTGCTCGAAGAGCTTGAGATAGAGAAAGTTTTGATTGCTGAAGAGATAAAAATGATCTCTCCAAAGTATCATCAGAAACTCTTGAGTATCTTTCCAAAAAATGTTCAAATTGAGTACATACCACATGAGAAGTTTAAGGATAGAGTGAGAGAGTCTAAGGGAGTTGTAAGAACAGGAGAACAAACTTCTTATTCCAGCGTAATTTTGGTTGGTGGAGTTACATATCATGGGGAAAAGGAGGAGGGTTTATGA
- a CDS encoding aldo/keto reductase: MKYRSTSRFPEQISVIGLGCWELSGSNVWQGSNDEDSIKVVHKALKAGINFFDVAPVYGFGHAEEILGRAIEGFPRDKILIATKCGLVWDEHKRIKRCLKPESVFQEIDQSLKRLKTDYVDLYQLHWPDPNTPIEETLDALTKLQKEGKIRYIGLSNFSRDIASKVLPYISSMQGLYNMFERNATSYHSIPLEYRSEKEILPFCERNGLAFFPYSPLMQGILTGKFLENEVFESPVPEQQGHLIFLVTILYPGKVNEEFFMTKGHYHTVENTAEVYLGIKGKGLILCQTKSGDFEVAEISENRVVYIPPFWAHRAVNIFDEPLIFFGIYPAHAGHDYETIAQSGFVKRVFSKNGRVVIE; the protein is encoded by the coding sequence ATGAAATATAGATCGACCAGTAGATTTCCTGAACAGATTTCAGTAATAGGCCTTGGTTGCTGGGAACTCTCTGGATCAAATGTATGGCAAGGTTCGAATGACGAAGATTCCATCAAAGTTGTCCACAAGGCCCTGAAAGCAGGTATTAATTTTTTTGATGTAGCCCCTGTTTATGGGTTTGGACATGCTGAAGAGATTCTCGGTAGGGCAATTGAAGGATTCCCCAGGGACAAGATATTGATTGCCACGAAATGTGGTTTGGTTTGGGATGAGCATAAGCGAATAAAGAGATGCCTTAAACCAGAAAGTGTTTTTCAAGAAATAGATCAAAGTTTGAAAAGATTGAAAACGGATTATGTTGATCTCTATCAGCTTCACTGGCCCGATCCCAATACACCTATTGAGGAAACCTTAGATGCTTTAACCAAGTTGCAAAAAGAAGGCAAAATCAGGTACATAGGATTATCGAATTTTTCCAGGGATATAGCAAGCAAAGTGTTACCTTATATAAGTAGTATGCAAGGATTATATAATATGTTTGAAAGAAATGCCACGAGTTATCACAGTATTCCTCTTGAATACAGATCAGAAAAGGAAATATTACCATTTTGTGAGAGAAATGGCCTTGCTTTCTTCCCTTACAGTCCTTTAATGCAGGGAATATTGACTGGAAAGTTTTTAGAGAATGAGGTTTTTGAATCTCCTGTTCCGGAACAACAAGGGCATCTCATATTTTTGGTCACAATACTTTATCCTGGAAAAGTAAATGAAGAATTCTTTATGACAAAAGGGCATTATCATACTGTTGAAAATACTGCAGAGGTTTACCTGGGAATAAAAGGAAAAGGGTTGATCCTTTGCCAGACAAAATCAGGAGATTTTGAAGTGGCTGAAATTTCTGAAAACAGGGTTGTTTATATACCCCCATTCTGGGCTCACCGGGCTGTCAATATTTTTGATGAACCACTAATTTTCTTTGGTATTTACCCGGCACATGCAGGTCATGATTATGAGACAATAGCTCAATCAGGGTTTGTAAAACGGGTTTTTTCAAAAAATGGTAGAGTGGTTATAGAGTGA
- a CDS encoding HD-GYP domain-containing protein — translation MKYKTLLLSSNPEKYVSFQISDQTPFEITMDFEVAWRLINRNLHSYANIVLDAKSFPAEVIKDFVSSLRKEIACVYPIVTIIAPNSAEKEFMSCGADKVVENFSRFDLSLPVSMCDLEKLSPMAFIEFLIQTIKLKDKMLFDHLINVKTYTTVLAKLCLERGLITDKELEFLSIASFFHDIGKLFIPDAVIRKPGKLTNEEFDIIKMHTLHGASLFEKILRYEPKNQLVYTSFFVAKYHHEKFDGSGYPCKLKGEEIPLSARIVAIADVFDALTTDRYYRSAYSPSEAIDIMKSCANHFDPEIFNIFLNNIDYFIR, via the coding sequence ATGAAATATAAAACACTTTTATTGAGCAGTAATCCAGAGAAATACGTTTCTTTTCAAATATCAGACCAGACACCATTCGAAATCACAATGGATTTTGAGGTTGCATGGAGACTTATCAACAGAAATTTGCACAGTTATGCAAATATCGTTCTTGATGCAAAAAGTTTTCCCGCAGAAGTAATCAAAGACTTTGTATCCAGTCTTCGCAAAGAGATTGCCTGTGTGTATCCTATAGTAACAATCATTGCGCCAAATTCTGCTGAAAAAGAATTCATGAGCTGTGGTGCAGATAAAGTTGTTGAGAATTTTTCCCGCTTTGACCTCTCTCTACCAGTTTCAATGTGTGATCTGGAAAAACTTTCTCCTATGGCCTTCATAGAATTTCTTATACAAACAATTAAACTAAAAGACAAGATGCTGTTTGATCACTTGATCAATGTAAAAACGTATACAACAGTGCTTGCAAAGCTCTGCCTGGAAAGAGGTTTAATTACCGATAAAGAACTCGAATTTCTATCGATTGCTTCGTTTTTTCACGATATAGGAAAATTGTTCATCCCAGATGCCGTGATTCGCAAACCAGGTAAGCTAACAAACGAAGAATTTGACATAATCAAAATGCACACTTTACACGGAGCTTCTCTGTTTGAGAAAATTCTTCGCTACGAACCCAAAAATCAGCTTGTATATACATCATTTTTCGTGGCAAAATATCATCATGAAAAATTTGATGGTAGTGGATATCCATGTAAACTCAAAGGAGAAGAGATTCCACTTTCTGCAAGAATAGTTGCTATAGCAGACGTTTTTGACGCCTTAACTACAGACAGATATTACCGCTCAGCATACTCACCTTCAGAAGCGATAGATATAATGAAAAGTTGTGCTAACCATTTCGATCCAGAGATATTCAATATTTTTTTAAACAATATAGATTATTTCATCAGATGA